One Sphingopyxis macrogoltabida genomic region harbors:
- a CDS encoding cell division protein ZapA has translation MADVKLTVAGRPYDVHCADGQESQLLQLAALVDEKAREIQGGTEVRQLLFAALMLADETQEARAKVEKTEPQSDSLRAAVALAESREATARDELRDALAREQAALKELESLRQAASAAPAPAAASPAHDRALAQIADRIEALAVKVEQIP, from the coding sequence ATGGCTGACGTCAAACTGACCGTCGCCGGTCGCCCTTACGACGTCCATTGCGCCGACGGGCAGGAGTCGCAGCTCTTGCAACTCGCGGCGCTCGTCGATGAAAAAGCCCGTGAAATTCAGGGCGGGACCGAAGTTCGCCAATTGCTTTTCGCGGCGCTGATGCTCGCCGACGAAACGCAGGAAGCGCGCGCGAAGGTCGAAAAGACCGAACCGCAATCCGATTCGCTCCGCGCCGCCGTCGCGCTCGCCGAGAGCCGCGAAGCCACGGCACGCGACGAGCTGCGCGATGCGCTGGCGCGCGAACAGGCGGCGCTGAAGGAACTCGAAAGCCTGCGGCAGGCGGCATCGGCCGCCCCGGCGCCCGCAGCAGCGAGCCCGGCTCACGATCGCGCGCTGGCCCAGATCGCCGACCGGATCGAAGCGCTGGCGGTCAAGGTCGAGCAGATCCCCTGA
- a CDS encoding 5-formyltetrahydrofolate cyclo-ligase gives MTDLSADLPLRKQQLREKLRFRRRHFAANLDGIAQLAAFRALPAPLAGLLADHAVVGAYAAWGDEPDVIPMFAPIGEAGALALPHHAARIETMDFRRWKPGETLTKGPWGTRQPVDDAPSALPDIIFCPLVGFDRHGGRIGQGGGHYDRYFAAHPTALRIGVAWSVQEVDGVPREPTDIALDAVLTEQEFIVCGDRL, from the coding sequence TTGACCGACTTGTCCGCCGACCTGCCCCTTCGAAAGCAGCAATTGCGCGAAAAACTGCGCTTCCGGCGCCGCCATTTCGCGGCAAACCTTGACGGCATCGCGCAGCTCGCGGCTTTCCGCGCGCTCCCTGCTCCGCTCGCCGGTCTCCTCGCCGATCACGCGGTCGTCGGCGCTTATGCCGCATGGGGTGACGAGCCCGATGTGATACCGATGTTCGCGCCGATCGGCGAAGCCGGCGCGCTTGCCCTGCCCCACCACGCCGCGCGCATCGAAACGATGGACTTTCGGCGCTGGAAGCCGGGCGAGACGCTGACGAAGGGGCCTTGGGGCACCCGGCAGCCGGTTGACGACGCCCCTTCGGCGCTTCCCGACATCATCTTTTGCCCGCTGGTCGGATTCGACCGGCACGGCGGGCGAATCGGTCAGGGGGGCGGCCATTACGACCGCTATTTTGCGGCCCATCCGACCGCCTTGCGGATCGGTGTTGCCTGGTCGGTGCAGGAAGTCGATGGCGTGCCGCGCGAACCGACCGACATCGCTCTCGACGCGGTGCTGACCGAACAAGAATTTATCGTCTGTGGAGACCGTTTGTGA
- a CDS encoding DUF2842 domain-containing protein, translating into MNQDRQNPVGDQHQPTWRKPAGIFLILLLIAVWAAIIVSLSPWVGTWPVLVQAVFYLVTGVIWIMPLKPLLRWMELGRWRG; encoded by the coding sequence GTGAATCAGGATCGCCAGAACCCCGTCGGGGACCAGCATCAACCGACCTGGCGCAAGCCTGCGGGCATATTCCTGATCCTGCTGCTGATCGCCGTATGGGCGGCGATCATCGTCAGCCTGTCGCCGTGGGTCGGTACCTGGCCGGTGCTGGTTCAGGCGGTTTTTTATCTGGTGACGGGCGTGATCTGGATCATGCCGCTGAAGCCCCTGCTCCGCTGGATGGAGTTGGGGCGGTGGCGCGGCTGA
- a CDS encoding AI-2E family transporter: protein MAEDRGRKEARQPRANPLHQIEIDDFRRDRLLAALALILGAGFCLGLPFALQAGAEFFLPLTAAIVIAIALVPLLEWLERRGVPSALASFLSLSAFLMIVNAALAIIVVPATGWFARLPESIPRIQSNLAPLIDFYSTLQKFVDRTLTSVATGTEATAQAVAATAPTSVVDYFITSAPSAAIQLFFAVLVIFFFLAGWTRLRRGTIRRRGSFDGAMQTARVIQNVVDATADYLATITMINAILGLIVSLLLWALGMPSPFMWGGIVTICNFVPYLGPIVAAVLLALGGLMTFDAVGLALLPALIFVGVHLVEANLVTPLVLGKRLTVNPLLILVSLSFWGWVWGTPGALLAVPLLLILQTILHSTGTPDLAGFLFEHGTLTTTDDVRDRLNRTNGESDG, encoded by the coding sequence GTGGCCGAGGACAGGGGGAGGAAGGAGGCACGCCAGCCGCGCGCCAATCCCCTGCATCAGATCGAGATCGACGATTTCCGCCGCGACCGCCTGCTCGCGGCGCTGGCGCTGATATTGGGTGCGGGATTCTGTCTCGGGCTGCCGTTCGCCTTACAGGCGGGCGCTGAATTCTTCCTGCCGCTGACCGCCGCGATCGTCATCGCGATCGCGCTGGTGCCGCTCCTTGAATGGCTCGAGCGTCGCGGCGTGCCGTCGGCGCTGGCATCTTTCCTGTCGCTCTCGGCCTTCCTGATGATCGTCAATGCGGCGCTGGCGATCATCGTCGTACCCGCGACGGGCTGGTTCGCGCGGCTGCCCGAATCGATCCCGCGCATCCAGAGCAACCTTGCGCCTTTGATCGATTTCTATTCGACGCTGCAGAAATTCGTCGACCGCACGCTGACCTCGGTCGCGACGGGGACCGAGGCGACCGCGCAAGCCGTTGCGGCGACCGCGCCGACATCGGTGGTCGATTATTTCATCACCTCGGCGCCGTCGGCGGCGATCCAGCTCTTTTTCGCGGTGCTGGTGATCTTCTTCTTTCTCGCCGGCTGGACGCGGCTGCGGCGCGGGACGATTCGCCGGCGCGGCAGCTTCGACGGGGCCATGCAGACCGCGCGCGTGATCCAGAATGTCGTCGATGCGACGGCGGACTATCTGGCGACGATCACGATGATCAACGCAATCCTAGGGCTGATCGTTTCCCTCCTGTTATGGGCGCTCGGCATGCCGTCGCCGTTCATGTGGGGCGGGATCGTCACCATCTGCAATTTCGTGCCCTATCTGGGACCGATCGTCGCTGCGGTGCTGCTCGCGCTCGGCGGTCTGATGACCTTCGATGCGGTGGGGCTGGCGCTGCTGCCCGCGCTGATCTTCGTCGGGGTGCATCTGGTCGAGGCGAATCTGGTGACGCCGCTGGTGCTCGGCAAGCGGCTCACGGTGAATCCTCTCCTGATTCTCGTGTCGCTGAGCTTCTGGGGATGGGTGTGGGGGACGCCGGGCGCGCTGCTCGCGGTGCCGCTCCTGCTCATCCTGCAAACGATCCTGCATTCGACCGGGACGCCTGATCTCGCGGGTTTCCTGTTCGAGCATGGCACGCTCACCACCACCGACGATGTGCGCGACCGATTAAATCGCACGAACGGTGAAAGCGACGGTTGA